One Monomorium pharaonis isolate MP-MQ-018 chromosome 4, ASM1337386v2, whole genome shotgun sequence DNA segment encodes these proteins:
- the LOC105833137 gene encoding E3 ubiquitin-protein ligase MYCBP2 isoform X2, translating to MRCGWPAIVTVLTRDQYGEVVHVPGLKIEVKAVPIDKTDITDSDQSRKIRRVSQPDPMTFGGHPQPSLDVPYEVTINNKMCFYAITIMKAYQNYSFEELRFMSPAVKRSSESMLVRPNGDGSYSATWTPSSVGWYSLMITVDGYNMEDNYKVEVKEPPQGMQPPTQNIVKKPQLQPSRLRKFVAKNSAGLRIRAHPSLQSEQIGFVSVNGTIAFVDEIHNDDGVWLRLNAETIKEYCNSSHLEAWCLQYNQHLGKTLLLPVEEPKSILDQVIKETILRKRPDASDDKRKTVTFDAGRSMMVIKCGASGHNIRSKPSLKGAPIGMLALGNTVTVQEYCVNHEGTWVRIDDDSVAKYCFDKSRGVEAWSLAINKQTSVIYMKLEQDLENDPIEKKPIIPDSAVSPSNKGFDFSVPSVSHEGFNFTTQNYTPDTAESIDSCNTNPFVFGSYNQHDSPGSERFTPEKTDSTSKFSKPHSKERVAKEREREKESGGGKFSVLQKWLRGDDKCHGEKRSSPGRDFSEFVGVSVKELVKAMGESRANGNGATPPETPRRMSRSSSPKNPQGGSPRFHSPSSSPVPIPAVKTDADTSGSSRQPAVSGNCLFPPVTNTPVSGGMVDSITSQRRGSTQSDTSALVSSLTRDPSQSPSGISTTANTRDLSPSPSCSSLHMRSEGSIASPPDTPKKECADSQESPRKVSQAQTQTSPESATTAMKGHFNIGSSGVKDERHSPKMNRRDHMKAVKTRAKRAMSPANAQQSPSPNRALNLCKDKVKEAISPSVAECLRAVFAAFLWHEGIVHDAMACASFLKFHPSLPKQGALVVTRQTVVQSSDKQQQEQKARQRHSVEVTNAGNYLHIQPSTLETLTRSAANANANRSRKKQENTIKEEIQASTGKLSSLPEFHTVAVLPPALKSLVFLWEELSSNCQQAIEQQSILPSPISQIQTMKLAKRPIPEKRPREDKVKEREKKGSRKKKEWKPIGRANTSEVLAGIERETICELCGSMFPHPVTYHMKMMHPGCGWHAGGKGYNSGGNYCVGWAGNCGDGGVGGSSWYLICDTCRDKYLKARKNKFAKKFVSGISKRKNGTSKVLSPMNSPGGNETHIIMKNNAMFLLDLASASGFNIPKQQRRPSQTLSSVAENYSPPEATGPFPPTGPFQCLQALGIHHSQSHDERYYEETLRRENGQQNNYESNNGTFNNTNGRPLSEYPTSDSDNESGKNRSTFHRSVSMSTGAPWARNSNDGRVVMMRKRNNSSSEMNNETGSSLLCYPSAALQKLVPSMDQSAIVSTSQTEVASNDRIEILMRPVMLFVLQQHNLQHLQLAMKQALRRAACRVYAMQALNWLLRSVTQPICLHDLLWWFVSSLTPVIPSDSTDANDDDNRTEKKEDHDIIGVSEHPLSDLVIAGESVNPLPTVFHTLLQTIADLMLLPPLGSPLQQAAIRCWGIRFTPADHMFLHRSHVFSNISKILSRSEEEEDITMSMHESHQSTVSQQISSWVEALKDLTSNIEIKASSRQAMIGSLTDNSTETFWESGDEDRNKTKVITIVCGAHSLPRMLYVHIDNCRDLTHKVSNVTFLSGVNADEMIKLRTVEIESRSAGWINCPITDQRHMVVGMELKGPDNSLRVRQIRMLGEIEGESLKVGKQLSAQTIQQRNCEAETLKVFRLITSQVFGKLIQGEKQQQMEPTEVTNEDLEDSNDLREHMVGILFSRSNLTHLQKQVCTHIVQAIRKETIRLREEWETLLCSPTPANSVLSDNSDLPKAADTYCFEMLSMVLALSGSSVGQYYLSHQTGLLKDLLSLLHTGSARVQRQVTSLLRRILPEIKPETLANVINVDRLPPTDFSIVSAANSGFIHASDFDEHSAGILDVFLSCIAKALTVQVKVKGKENNGKALQTVSLATSIHPKSYVGTRWWLRGCMTRKLAEVIIQLLKDMASGKLSEEWASITKAAIAENILNLTRLDEKSRDPTECLRSPTLWLALASLCVLNSEHVERLSSGQWSGSEGQPLPPRPTCSNHDDDETTAIIQCNVCGNLCAECDRILHLHRRTRTHLRQVCKEEEEAIRVDLHEGCGRTKLFWILALADSRTLKALVEFRDGAPRKPVGATTGICRFCGTTGNTGLLAIGNICADHDCQEHAKNACNMVHSCGHICGGVRNERTCLPCLHRCLSGTDLKQDADDMCMICFTEALSCAPAIQLQCGHVFHLHCCRHVLMKRWVGPRITFGFSLCPICKIPMDHPTLSEQLASVKELYEDVRRKALMRLEYEGLHKAEGTFALGGRYQDAAAYAMERYAYYVCYKCQKAYYGGEARCDAQLGGESFDPAELVCGGCSDVARAQMCPKHGADFLEYKCRYCCSVAVFFCFGTTHFCKPCHDDFQRVTTIPKSELPICPAGPKAKQLEGDECPLHVKHPPTGEEFALGCGICRNAHTF from the exons ATGAGATGCGGATGGCCGGCGATCGTCACCGTGCTCACGAGAGATCAATACGGCGAAGTGGTGCACGTGCCCGGATTGAAG ATCGAAGTCAAGGCGGTGCCGATCGATAAAACGGACATCACGGATTCCGATCAGAGCAGAAAGATACGCCGCGTCTCTCAACCGGACCCCATGACATTTGGCGGTCACCCGCAACCATCCTTGGACGTTCCGTACGAGGTGAccatcaataataaaatgtgcTTCTACGCCATCACCATTATGAAGGCCTATCAGAATTACTCGTTCGAGGAACTGAGGTTTATGTCACCCGCCGTGAAGAGATCGAGCGAGAGTATGCTGGTCAGACCTAACGGCGACGGAAGTTACAGCGCTACGTGGACACCGTCCTCCGTTGGCTGGTACTCGCTGATGATCACGGTGGACGGTTACAACATGGAGGAT AATTACAAAGTCGAGGTGAAGGAACCGCCACAAGGCATGCAGCCACCCACTCAGAACATTGTTAAAAAGCCTCAGCTCCAGCCGAGTAGGCTCAGAAAATTCGTGGCGAAGAACAGCGCCGGATTGAGAATACGAGCTCATCCGTCGCTCCAAAGCGAACAGATCGGATTTGTCTCGGTTAATGGCACTATAGCTTTTGTTGATGAG ATTCATAATGACGATGGCGTCTGGCTACGATTAAACGCAGAAACGATCAAGGAATACTGCAACAGTAGTCATCTTGAGGCATGGTGCTTGCAATATAATCAACATTTAGGAAAAACTTTGCTCCTCCCTGTAGAAGAACCAAAATCCATTTTGGATCAAGTTATCAAGGAAACTATCCTGCGGAAACGTCCTGACGCTAGCGACGA CAAGAGGAAGACGGTGACTTTCGACGCCGGAAGAAGCATGATGGTCATAAAATGCGGGGCTTCCGGACACAATATTAGAAGCAAACCGAGCTTGAAAGGCGCACCGATCGGAATGTTAGCGCTTGGAAATACGGTTACCGTTCAAGAATAt TGCGTAAATCACGAAGGAACTTGGGTACGCATCGATGATGATTCGGTGGCTAAGTATTGCTTTGATAAGAGCCGAGGTGTAGAGGCATGGTCGCTCGCAATTAACAAACAAACTAGCGTTATTTATATGAAGCTCGAGCAGGATTTGGAGAACGACCCAATTGAGAAAAAACCGATAATACCGGACTCAGCAGTTTCACCGAGCAATAAAGGTTTCGATTTTTCCGTGCCTTCCGTTAGTCACGAAGGCTTTAATTTTACCACACAAAATTACACACCAGATACGGCGGAATCCATTGATAGTTGCAACACAAATCCATTTGTTTTTGGATCGTACAATCAACATGACTCACCAG GAAGCGAACGCTTTACACCAGAAAAAACTGATAGTACTTCGAAATTTTCGAAACCTCATTCCAAGGAAAGAGTAgccaaagagagagagcgggaAAAGGAAAGTGGTGGGGGAAAATTTAGCGTTCTTCAGAAATGGTTGAGAGGAGATGACAAATGTCATGGAGAAAAGAGAAGTTCTCCGGGCAG AGATTTCTCGGAATTCGTGGGCGTATCTGTAAAGGAGTTGGTAAAAGCGATGGGGGAGAGCCGTGCAAATGGCAACGGAGCAACACCGCCGGAAACTCCGCGGCGAATGTCAAGAAGTTCCTCGCCAAAGAATCCTCAAGGTGGGTCACCAAGATTTCACAGCCCCTCTTCCAGTCCAGTCCCAATACCTG CTGTGAAAACGGACGCTGATACTT CTGGGTCCAGTCGACAGCCAGCCGTTTCTGGTAATTGCCTCTTCCCTCCTGTTACTAACACACCAG TGTCAGGAGGGATGGTTGACAGCATAACGTCGCAACGTCGCGGCTCAACACAGAGCGACACAAGTGCCTTGGTTAGTAGTCTGACGAGAGATCCATCACAGTCACCGAGCGGTATCAGCACTACTGCCAATACGCGTGATCTATCACCGAGTCCAAGTTGCAGTTCTTTGCACATGAGATCTGAGGGCAGTATAGCTAGTCCGCCTGATACTCCCAAGAAGGAATGTGCT GATTCGCAAGAAAGTCCGCGCAAAGTATCTCAAGCGCAAACGCAGACAAGCCCAGAGAGCGCTACCACGGCTATGAAAGGTCATTTCAACATCGGTTCATCCGGAGTAAAGGACGAGCGACACTCACCGAAAATGAATAGGAGAGATCACATGAAAGCTGTGAAAACAAGAGCGAAGCGTGCTATGTCACCTGCTAACGCACAACAGAGTCCCAGTCCTAATCGtgctttaaatttatgtaaagacAAAGTGAAAGAAGCGATTAGTCCTTCCGTGGCGGAATGTCTGAGAGCTGTCTTTGCTGCGTTCCTATGGCATGAGGGAATTGTACACGACGCCATGGCTTGCGCGAGTTTCCTCAAGTTTCACCCAAGTTTACCGAAACAGGGTGCGCTAGTCGTAACCAGACAAACCGTGGTGCAATCCAGCGACAAGCAGCAACAGGAGCAAAAGGCACGTCAAAGACACTCCGTTGAAGTGACGAACGCTGGCAATTATTTACACATTCAACCTAGTACGTTGGAGACTCTCACACGATCAGCTGCAAACGCTAATGCTAATAGGAGTAGAAAAAAACAGGAGAACACAATCAAAGAAGAAATTCAAGCGAGTACAGGCAAGCTTAGTTCTTTACCTGAATTTCATACGGTTGCGGTATTACCACCGGCATTAAAGAGTCTAGTTTTTCTATGGGAAGAGCTCAGCAGCAATTGCCAGCAAGCCATCGAACAACAATCGATTTTACCCAGTCCCATATCGCAGATACAAACAATGAAGCTGGCGAAACGACCAATTCCGGAGAAACGTCCCAGAGAGGACAAAGTGAAAGAACGCGAGAAGAAAGGCAGCCGGAAGAAGAAGGAATGGAAGCCTATTGGCAGAGCTAACACATCTGAGGTTTTAGCGGGAATTGAACGCGAAACTATCTGCGAGCTTTGCGGGTCGATGTTTCCACATCCAGTTACTTATCATATGAAGATGATGCATCCAGGCTGTGGCTGGCACGCAGGCGGAAAAGGATACAACAGCGGCGGAAACTACTGTGTGGGATGGGCAGGCAACTGTGGCGATGGCGGGGTCGGTGGTAGCTCGTGGTATTTAATCTGCGACACGTGTAGAGATAAATATCTGAAGGccagaaaaaacaaatttgcaaAGAAATTTGTAAGCGGGATTTCGAAAAGAAAGAACGGCACGAGCAAAGTTCTATCTCCGATGAACAGTCCCGGTGGAAACGAGACtcatattattatgaaaaacaatGCGATGTTTCTGCTGGATCTGGCTAGTGCTTCTGGTTTTAATATCCCTAAACAACAGAGACGACCATCACAGACTTTGTCATCCGTAGCTGAAAATTATAGTCCTCCCGAGGCTACTGGACCGTTTCCACCAACTGGACCATTCCAATGTTTGCAAGCCTTAGGTATTCATCACTCGCAAAGTCATGATGAAAGGTACTACGAAGAAACTCTCAGACGTGAAAATGgacaacaaaataattatgagagTAACAACGGCACGTTCAACAACACGAATGGCAGA CCGTTGTCGGAGTATCCAACGAGTGATAGTGACAATGAAAGTGGCAAAAATCGTAGTACGTTTCATAGATCGGTGTCTATGTCTACCGGTGCACCATGGGCAAGAAACAGTAATGATGGTAGAGTCGTTATGATGAGGAAACGAAATAACAGCAGCAGCGAAATGAATAACG AAACAGGTTCTTCGCTTCTATGTTATCCATCCGCTGCACTACAGAAATTAGTGCCATCAATGGATCAATCTGCCATAGTATCCACTAGTCAAACTGAAGTAGCAAGTAACGATAGGATAGAAATTCTCATGAGGCCTGTAATGTTATTCGTTCTTCAACAGCACAACTTACAACATCTGCAGCTTGCGATGAAGCAAGCGTTGCGCCGTGCCGCTTGTCGAGTTTACGCGATGCAGGCGTTAAATTGGCTTTTAAGAAGCGTAACGCAACCAATTTGTTTGCACGACTTACTTTGGTGGTTTGTCTCGTCTCTTACACCGGTTATTCCTTCTGACAGTACGGATGCAAACGATGATGATAACAGAacggaaaaaaaggaagatcAC GATATAATTGGCGTCAGTGAACATCCTCTAAGTGATTTAGTGATAGCCGGAGAATCCGTTAATCCATTACCTACTGTGTTTCATACTTTATTACAAACAATTGCAGATTTAATGCTACTACCGCCACTTG gATCTCCGTTACAACAAGCTGCGATTCGATGTTGGGGTATTCGATTTACACCAGCAGATCATATGTTCCTACATAGAAGTCATGTATTTAGTAACATCAGTAAAATTCTTTCGCGATCcgaggaagaagaagatatAACGATGAGTATGCACGAAAGCCACCAGTCGACAGTTTCACAGCAGATAAGCAGTTGGGTGGAAGCTTTAAAGGATTTAACGTCCAACATTGAGATCAAAGCCTCTAGTAGACAAGCTATGATTGGTAGCCTTACGGACAATTCAACAGAAACATTCTGGGAATCTGGAGACGAAGATCGTAATAAAACTAAAGTGATTACAATTGTCTGTGGCGCACATTCCTTACCCAGAATGTTGTACGTACACATCGATAATTGCCGCGATTTAACA CACAAAGTATCGAATGTAACTTTCCTATCTGGTGTCAACGCCGatgaaatgataaaattaaggaCTGTAGAGATCGAAAGTAGATCAGCTGGATGGATTAACTGCCCAATTACtg ATCAACGTCATATGGTCGTGGGTATGGAATTAAAGGGGCCAGATAACTCTTTGAGAGTTCGTCAAATCAGAATGCTGGGTGAGATCGAAGGAGAATCTTTGAAAGTTGGAAAACAGCTAAGCGCACAGACTATTCAGCAAAGAAATTGCGAGGCAGAAACTTTGAAGGTGTTTCGACTAATCACATCTCAG GTATTTGGAAAACTTATACAAGGAGAGAAGCAACAACAGATGGAACCGACGGAAGTTACTAATGAAGATTTAGAGGACAGTAACGATCTTCGAGAGCATATGGTTGGAATATTATTCAGCAGAAGTAATTTAACACACTTACAGAAACAAGTGTGTACTCATATCGTGCAAGCGATTAGAAAGGAGACTATACGCTTGAGAGAAGAATGGGAAACACTTTTATGTTCACCGACACCCGCTAATAGTGTGTTGAGCGACAATAGTGATCTTCCAAAAGCGGCCGATACTTATTGCTTCGAAATGCTTTCTATGGTTCTTGCTCTAAGCGGTAGTTCTGTAGGGCAATATTACTTATCGCATCAGACTGGATTATTAAAAGATCTATTGAGTTTATTGCATACCGGATCGGCAAGAGTGCAGCGTCAA gtaACATCTCTCCTGCGGCGGATACTACCTGAAATTAAACCTGAAACATTAGCGAACGTTATAAATGTCGATCGACTGCCGCCTACTGATTTTAGTATTGTATCCGCGGCGAATAGTGGCTTTATTCACGCTTCAGATTTCGATGAACATTCCGCCGGTATTCTCGATGTATTTTTAAGCTGTATCGCGAAAGCATTAACTGTGCAAGTCAAAgtgaaaggaaaggaaaacaACGGCAAGGCGCTTCAAACTGTTTCGTTAGCTACCAGCATCCACCCAAAAAGTTACGTCGGAACGAGATGGTGGTTAAGGGGTTGCATGACGCGTAAGCTGGCAGAAGTGATAATTCAACTTTTAAAGGACATGGCATCG GGTAAGTTATCAGAAGAATGGGCATCTATAACAAAAGCAGCTATAGCGGAAAATATCCTAAACTTGACTAGACTGGACGAGAAGAGTCGCGATCCTACTGAATGCCTTCGATCTCCAACACTATGGTTAGCGCTTGCTTCTTTGTGCGTTTTGAATTCGGAACATGTAGAAAGATTATCATCTGGTCAATGGAGCGGTTCCGAAGGGCAGCCGTTGCCACCCAGg ccAACGTGTAGTAATCACGATGATGACGAAACCACCGCTATTATTCAGTGTAACGTTTGTGGTAATTTGTGCGCGGAATGTGATAGAATTCTACATCTTCATAGAAGAACAAGAACACATCTTAGACAAGTTTGtaaggaggaagaagaagcgATACGGGTAGATCTTCACGAAGGTTGTGGTAGAACGAAACTGTTCTGGATTTTGGCTCTGGCGGATAGCAGGACGCTGAAAGCATTGGTAGAATTTCGTGACGGGGCGCCGAGAAAGCCAGTTGGCGCCACTACTGGTATTTGTCGATTTTGTGGTACTACAGGGAATACGGGTTTACTAGCAATAGGCAACATTTGCGCCGATCATGATTGCCAGGAGCATGCGAAAAACGCATGTAACATGGTCCACTCCTGCGGTCATATTTGCGGGGGTGTTAGAAATGAGAGAACTTGCCTACCTTGCCTCCATCGTTGCTTATCAGGAACTGATTTGAAACAGGATGCCGATGATATGTGCATGATTTGCTTCACCGAGGCCTTGTCTTGCGCGCCAGCAATTCAGTTGCAATGCGGTCATGTATTCCATCTACATTGTTGCCGACACGTCTTGATGAAGCGTTGGGTGGGACCACGAATCACGTTCGGTTTCTCTCTGTGCCCGATCTGCAAAATACCGATGGATCATCCGACATTATCCGAGCAACTGGCTAGTGTGAAAGAGCTCTACGAGGACGTACGAAGGAAGGCGCTAATGCGCTTGGAATACGAAGGCTTacataa GGCCGAAGGAACTTTCGCACTTGGTGGTCGTTATCAGGATGCCGCTGCTTACGCGATGGAACGTTATGCGTATTACGTGTGTTACAAATGTCAGAAAGCTTATTACGGAGGTGAAGCGCGCTGTGATGCACAGTTGGGCGGGGAATCGTTTGATCCTGCTGAACTAGTTTGTGGAGGTTGTAGTGATGTGGCAAGGGCACAGATGTGTCCGAAGCATGGGGCAGACTTCCTCGAGTATAAATGCCGATATTGTTGCTCGGTGGCGGTATTCTTTTGTTTCGGTACAACACATTTCTGCAAGCCTTGCCACGATGACTTCCAGCGTGTTACCACTATTCCGAAGAGTGAGCTGCCCATATGTCCCGCTG GTCCCAAGGCTAAGCAATTGGAAGGAGATGAATGTCCGCTGCACGTGAAGCATCCACCGACGGGAGAAGAGTTCGCTCTAGGGTGCGGTATTTGCCGTAACGCGCACACATTCTAA